In Sulfolobales archaeon, a genomic segment contains:
- a CDS encoding ABC transporter ATP-binding protein, with protein sequence MEEVVLERVSKAYRSVKAMDDVSFEVARGSIFAIIGPSGCGKTTTLRVIAGLETPDSGRIYIGGRDVTYEKPYERGAVMVFQNYALWPHMTVFDNVAYGLKIRRRRLGLSRADIERRVREVLELVGLAGLENRYPHQLSGGQQQRVALARALAVEPRVLLLDEPLSNLDAKLRIRMRSELKRIQREAGITMIYVTHDQEEAMSLADRIAVMNAGKILQIGTPEEIYRRPRNLFVALFLGRTSAITGKYIGMDGRYARISVGGQILIGTPMEDLGREEEAVAVIRPEDLEVVDDAENQPYILYGKVVFTMYLGHSRQAIVDLGGGARISIAVNPRRSLGERVKIQYSPDDILIYRVGEWRNLLQE encoded by the coding sequence TTGGAAGAGGTTGTTTTGGAGAGGGTTAGCAAGGCATATAGAAGTGTTAAGGCTATGGATGATGTTAGCTTCGAGGTTGCCAGGGGATCTATCTTCGCTATTATAGGCCCTTCTGGTTGTGGGAAGACAACTACTCTTAGGGTGATTGCGGGGCTTGAGACCCCTGATTCTGGGAGGATCTATATTGGTGGGAGGGATGTCACATATGAGAAGCCGTATGAGAGGGGTGCGGTGATGGTTTTCCAGAACTATGCTCTCTGGCCTCATATGACTGTGTTTGATAATGTGGCGTATGGTCTTAAGATTAGGAGGAGAAGGCTTGGGCTTTCAAGGGCTGATATAGAGAGGAGGGTTAGGGAGGTTCTAGAGCTTGTGGGGTTGGCTGGGCTGGAGAATAGGTATCCCCACCAGCTTTCTGGGGGGCAGCAGCAGAGGGTTGCCCTTGCAAGGGCTCTTGCGGTGGAGCCAAGGGTTCTCCTCTTGGACGAGCCTCTAAGTAATCTAGATGCTAAGCTCAGGATTAGGATGAGGTCTGAGCTTAAGAGGATCCAGAGGGAGGCTGGGATAACAATGATCTATGTGACCCATGATCAGGAGGAGGCTATGAGCCTAGCAGATAGAATCGCTGTTATGAATGCTGGTAAGATACTCCAGATCGGAACCCCAGAGGAGATCTATAGAAGGCCTAGAAACCTATTCGTAGCACTATTCCTAGGCAGAACATCAGCAATAACAGGCAAATACATAGGGATGGATGGGAGATACGCGAGGATCTCAGTGGGTGGTCAGATATTAATTGGAACACCAATGGAGGATCTAGGCAGGGAGGAAGAGGCCGTAGCAGTGATAAGACCCGAGGATCTAGAGGTGGTTGATGATGCAGAGAACCAGCCATATATATTATATGGGAAGGTGGTGTTTACAATGTATCTAGGCCACTCGAGACAGGCTATAGTGGATCTAGGTGGGGGAGCAAGAATATCCATAGCTGTTAACCCTAGAAGAAGCCTTGGGGAGAGGGTTAAGATCCAGTACTCACCAGACGATATATTGATCTACAGGGTTGGTGAGTGGAGAAACCTACTCCAAGAATAG
- the dph2 gene encoding diphthamide biosynthesis enzyme Dph2 gives MVDIGYDLELERVVEEARRLGARRILVQMPDGLKHLAPYILERLSRDLGGVEIAFSASPSWGACVLDDVEALEGGYDLLVHIGHVEYPFYRPRHRTIFIPAYSTLEIPDDLVERAAEILSSRGVKRVAIFSTIQHARQVPKVSEILSKRFEVVIHGGGPSIVGCDYSKPYSIKGDVDGYVIISGGVFHALGLGLAIPGKPLVKIDPYEGKAVDMTPEVEKVLRKRLYMVYRAMDARTWVLIDGVKGQNRAWYRRYLRELIERRGGRAIEYIGYVINREVLLNIDSPSIDAYVILACPRIPTDDLDDFHKPVLTPAEARMALTGRIHEYTLPW, from the coding sequence ATGGTTGATATAGGCTATGATCTGGAGCTTGAGAGGGTGGTTGAGGAGGCTAGGAGGCTGGGTGCTAGGAGGATATTGGTTCAGATGCCTGATGGTCTTAAGCATCTAGCACCATATATTCTTGAGAGGCTTAGCAGGGATCTCGGTGGTGTCGAGATAGCCTTTTCAGCATCCCCTTCTTGGGGGGCGTGTGTTTTGGATGATGTTGAGGCTTTGGAGGGTGGCTACGATCTCTTGGTTCATATTGGGCATGTTGAGTACCCCTTTTACAGGCCTAGGCATAGGACTATCTTTATCCCAGCATATAGCACCCTGGAGATCCCTGATGATCTTGTTGAGAGGGCTGCGGAGATCCTATCTAGCAGGGGTGTTAAAAGGGTAGCTATATTCTCGACTATCCAGCATGCTAGGCAGGTTCCGAAGGTCTCTGAGATCCTGTCCAAGAGATTCGAGGTCGTGATCCACGGGGGAGGCCCCTCTATAGTTGGGTGTGACTATTCAAAGCCATACTCGATAAAGGGGGATGTTGATGGCTATGTAATAATCTCAGGAGGCGTCTTCCACGCCCTAGGCCTCGGCCTCGCAATCCCTGGGAAGCCTCTTGTAAAGATAGATCCCTATGAGGGTAAGGCTGTTGATATGACTCCAGAGGTTGAGAAGGTTCTGAGGAAGAGGCTCTACATGGTATACAGAGCTATGGATGCTAGGACATGGGTTTTGATAGATGGTGTGAAGGGGCAGAACAGGGCTTGGTATAGGAGATATCTTAGGGAGCTGATCGAGAGGAGGGGTGGAAGGGCTATAGAGTATATAGGATATGTGATCAATAGAGAGGTTCTTCTGAACATAGACAGCCCATCGATAGACGCCTATGTAATCCTAGCATGCCCCAGAATACCAACCGACGATCTCGATGACTTCCACAAACCAGTTCTAACACCAGCAGAGGCTAGGATGGCCCTCACAGGAAGGATCCACGAATATACACTCCCATGGTAG
- a CDS encoding PIN domain-containing protein has protein sequence MICLDTNVIYNFLFETELTSIAEKVIRDAIVEGIAIPMIVYNELLYIVGAKIAKIKFSIKGKYSFRRHIAEHGFPEEAIEKVNDFIRDFKAKILVDHQDPEELVDTIKLYKLAPNDAQIVLTCKHKNIGVLASFDEDFKRVPWLKVIP, from the coding sequence ATGATATGCCTTGACACGAATGTAATCTATAATTTTCTTTTTGAAACCGAGCTAACCAGTATAGCAGAAAAAGTGATTCGAGATGCTATAGTGGAAGGAATAGCTATCCCAATGATAGTGTACAATGAACTCCTCTATATCGTAGGAGCTAAGATTGCTAAAATTAAATTCAGTATTAAGGGAAAATACTCTTTCCGGAGACATATAGCGGAACATGGATTCCCTGAGGAAGCAATAGAAAAAGTCAACGACTTCATAAGAGACTTCAAAGCAAAGATACTAGTAGATCATCAGGATCCAGAGGAATTAGTAGATACAATAAAGCTCTACAAGTTAGCACCAAACGATGCGCAAATAGTTCTAACCTGCAAACACAAAAACATAGGCGTGCTAGCATCGTTTGACGAAGACTTTAAGAGGGTGCCTTGGCTCAAGGTTATACCCTAA
- a CDS encoding antitoxin family protein codes for MSRVIRVRYEKGVLKPLDRVDLVEGREYKVIVEEDVDELIRRYRGALGKSSVREFRELEEEAQVQ; via the coding sequence TTGTCTAGAGTTATAAGAGTTAGATATGAGAAGGGTGTGTTGAAGCCATTAGACAGGGTTGACCTCGTAGAGGGTAGGGAGTACAAGGTTATAGTGGAGGAGGATGTAGATGAACTGATTAGAAGGTATAGAGGAGCCCTTGGAAAATCATCTGTGCGGGAGTTTAGAGAGCTTGAAGAGGAGGCTCAAGTCCAATGA
- a CDS encoding PaREP1 family protein, translating into MSLIIPEKIAEMLRREAEKHGLTPEEYILEHLIKSQDPVQRGREYIEASIDLIRQAEKELERGDLRQASEKIWGACALAIKAHALIKRSLRLESHKDLWIYKNEVAEELGEWIRTAFLKADSMHKNFYEGLATREDVEDALKEIKKLVTAIHNTINRVQSK; encoded by the coding sequence ATGTCTCTAATAATTCCAGAGAAGATTGCTGAAATGCTTAGAAGAGAGGCTGAGAAACACGGCTTAACACCTGAGGAGTATATCCTAGAGCATCTCATTAAAAGCCAGGATCCGGTGCAGAGGGGTAGGGAATATATAGAAGCTTCGATCGATCTAATTAGACAAGCCGAGAAAGAGCTGGAGAGAGGAGATCTGAGACAGGCCTCAGAGAAGATCTGGGGAGCATGTGCCCTCGCAATCAAAGCACATGCCCTTATCAAGAGAAGCCTTAGACTAGAATCCCATAAAGATCTATGGATCTATAAAAACGAAGTTGCAGAAGAACTTGGTGAATGGATTAGAACTGCATTTCTAAAAGCTGACTCCATGCATAAAAACTTCTATGAAGGCCTAGCAACGAGAGAGGATGTGGAAGACGCCTTAAAGGAAATTAAAAAACTAGTAACTGCTATACATAACACTATTAATAGGGTTCAAAGTAAATAG
- a CDS encoding M42 family metallopeptidase, giving the protein MGRGGLDKEEIFSLLRAITGYISPSGFEDDLRGYVKDLFLSVADGVQIDSMGNVIAFKKGSRGGGRIMLAAHMDEIGLFISHIDDKGFLRALPIGGVFERALIYQRVLIRTRDGRIYRGVIGLKPPHIAKPEEARQVPELRELFIDVGASSRSEVEKMGIRVGDVAVYDRELVRLSSDRVSGKALDDRVGLAALIKTFELVEDNQADIYAVATVQEEVGLKGARTAAYSISPDAALAIDVTIASDYPGVPEHEWYSQLGKGPAIKIADGRGATGLIANQEIINKLISIATELGIPYQVEVAAGGTTDASAIQLNKEGTPSGVISIPARYIHSPVEVIDLNDVINTIKLAKGFCEKSEPEWLSKLKGLKIK; this is encoded by the coding sequence TTGGGGAGAGGTGGGCTTGATAAGGAGGAGATTTTCTCTCTTCTAAGGGCTATTACCGGCTATATATCGCCTTCTGGGTTTGAGGATGATTTGAGAGGCTATGTCAAGGATCTATTTTTGAGTGTTGCTGACGGTGTTCAGATAGATTCTATGGGGAATGTGATAGCTTTTAAGAAGGGCTCAAGGGGCGGTGGGAGGATCATGCTTGCAGCCCATATGGATGAGATTGGCTTGTTCATCTCTCATATAGATGATAAGGGTTTTCTCAGAGCCCTCCCTATCGGGGGTGTTTTTGAGAGGGCTCTGATCTATCAGAGGGTTTTGATTAGAACGAGGGATGGGAGGATCTATAGAGGTGTTATAGGCCTTAAGCCTCCGCATATAGCTAAGCCCGAGGAGGCTAGGCAGGTTCCCGAGCTTAGAGAGCTCTTCATAGACGTTGGTGCCTCCAGCAGATCGGAGGTCGAGAAGATGGGGATTAGAGTTGGCGATGTAGCTGTCTATGATAGAGAGCTTGTAAGGCTATCAAGCGATAGGGTGAGCGGCAAGGCCCTAGATGATAGGGTTGGCCTAGCAGCGCTTATAAAGACATTCGAACTTGTGGAGGATAACCAAGCAGATATATATGCTGTAGCAACTGTTCAAGAGGAGGTTGGATTGAAAGGGGCGAGGACAGCTGCTTATAGCATATCGCCAGACGCTGCTCTAGCAATTGATGTCACGATCGCTAGTGACTATCCAGGCGTTCCTGAGCATGAATGGTATTCCCAGCTTGGGAAGGGGCCGGCTATAAAGATAGCAGATGGGAGAGGAGCTACCGGGCTAATAGCAAACCAGGAGATCATTAACAAGCTAATCTCAATAGCAACAGAGCTAGGAATACCATATCAAGTCGAAGTAGCAGCAGGAGGCACCACAGATGCATCAGCCATACAGCTAAACAAGGAAGGAACACCATCGGGAGTCATATCAATACCAGCTAGATATATCCACTCACCCGTAGAGGTTATAGATCTCAACGACGTGATCAACACAATCAAGCTCGCCAAGGGCTTCTGCGAAAAATCAGAGCCCGAGTGGCTTTCAAAGCTCAAAGGCCTCAAAATAAAGTGA
- a CDS encoding phosphoribosyltransferase family protein, with amino-acid sequence MHIGICDMIRDAGVNKVEKLKYRILAVEALRAARRMLSLSYRQLAKEINMDETILARYSAGLSVPSYEHAIEILEALRRVLDPIKLAFSRAGELRGFLDLSPILSDPYMLKILAIEFYERFRGRNINKILVPEASGITLATAISIIFEATLVIARRIKDNPAIEYYEESIIEPPTTRNIFYVPKDSLRRGDRVLIVDDIVQTGLTLAVMKRFIDRVGAKLEGVAALVIIGDEWRKRVSVENIEAIMRISKV; translated from the coding sequence ATGCATATTGGTATATGTGATATGATTAGAGATGCTGGTGTTAATAAAGTTGAAAAGCTAAAATATAGGATACTAGCTGTTGAGGCTTTAAGAGCTGCCAGGAGAATGTTGTCTCTTTCGTATAGACAGCTTGCTAAGGAAATCAATATGGACGAAACTATTCTGGCCCGCTATTCCGCAGGTCTTTCAGTACCTAGTTATGAGCATGCTATTGAAATTTTGGAGGCTCTAAGAAGGGTTCTAGACCCAATTAAACTAGCTTTTTCAAGAGCTGGCGAGCTCAGAGGGTTTCTAGATCTGTCGCCTATATTATCAGATCCGTATATGTTAAAAATTCTAGCTATAGAATTTTATGAGAGATTCAGAGGTAGAAATATAAATAAAATATTAGTGCCCGAGGCATCAGGTATAACTCTTGCAACAGCTATCTCAATTATCTTCGAGGCTACATTGGTTATAGCTAGAAGAATTAAGGATAACCCGGCTATAGAGTATTATGAGGAATCCATTATAGAGCCACCTACAACTAGAAATATATTCTATGTACCCAAGGATAGTTTAAGGAGAGGAGATAGAGTTCTTATAGTAGATGACATAGTTCAAACAGGATTAACATTAGCTGTTATGAAGAGATTTATAGATAGAGTAGGCGCTAAGTTAGAAGGAGTCGCAGCCCTCGTAATCATAGGTGATGAGTGGAGGAAAAGGGTTAGTGTAGAAAATATAGAGGCTATAATGAGGATCTCTAAAGTATAA
- a CDS encoding BMP family ABC transporter substrate-binding protein, with the protein MERRSFLRLAGIGLASLAIGLAGGYAIRSPQTIERLITITSTQQTARKVKTLWIYVGPVTDIGWTAAHNEGRIYVERRFNGLVETKFIEKVSEAEARKVIEAELTREKYDAVFATSYGFKYAVKELARDFKDIKFYHCSGEFEEFEDLPNVTTYFAEFYQLYYLNGIAAGAVTETCKVGYVPAFLIPEVIRHINAFALGAVYGAKLMNKCKGGEGLEIYVTSPLGAWFSPDAAANSARYLIERRNVDVIAYTEDTTAVLDVAESYQERGVKVYSFSHYSNMYEYYRKAGKSLKSHLTGQIANWGPIYEYLIARLIANVFIKEDIWARIGDFTQFRWRRSVGKSTAGSPEGAVYLAPLNTEVIPSKALNEIKKLYEDMKEMIFEPFSGPIRGYKVSADGKPQEEPKIKVEAGSRLGRNELWYMDWFYEKIISPA; encoded by the coding sequence ATGGAGAGAAGAAGCTTTCTAAGGCTAGCTGGTATAGGCCTCGCAAGCCTCGCAATAGGCCTTGCAGGAGGCTATGCAATACGCAGTCCTCAGACTATTGAGAGACTCATCACAATAACATCTACGCAGCAAACCGCTAGAAAGGTAAAAACACTCTGGATCTATGTGGGCCCAGTCACAGATATAGGTTGGACAGCAGCACATAACGAGGGTAGAATATATGTCGAGAGAAGATTCAATGGCTTAGTAGAGACTAAGTTTATAGAGAAGGTTTCCGAGGCAGAGGCTAGGAAGGTAATAGAGGCTGAGCTGACAAGGGAAAAGTACGATGCCGTCTTCGCCACTAGCTATGGCTTTAAATATGCGGTTAAGGAGCTGGCCAGGGATTTTAAAGATATTAAATTCTATCACTGTAGTGGTGAGTTCGAGGAGTTCGAGGATCTCCCAAATGTAACTACATATTTTGCTGAATTCTACCAGCTCTATTATCTCAATGGAATCGCGGCAGGAGCTGTTACTGAAACATGTAAGGTAGGCTATGTACCAGCATTCTTAATACCAGAGGTGATTAGACATATAAATGCATTTGCATTAGGAGCTGTTTATGGGGCAAAGCTTATGAATAAATGTAAAGGTGGTGAGGGCCTTGAGATCTATGTTACATCTCCTCTAGGAGCATGGTTCAGCCCCGATGCCGCGGCTAATAGCGCTAGATACCTAATTGAAAGGCGTAACGTAGATGTCATAGCATATACTGAAGATACAACAGCTGTGTTAGATGTAGCTGAGTCTTACCAGGAGAGGGGTGTTAAGGTATATAGCTTCAGTCACTATAGCAATATGTATGAATATTATAGAAAGGCGGGTAAGAGTCTAAAATCCCATCTTACAGGGCAGATAGCTAATTGGGGCCCTATATATGAATATTTAATAGCTAGGCTAATAGCTAATGTGTTTATAAAAGAAGATATATGGGCTAGGATAGGAGATTTCACACAATTTAGGTGGAGGAGATCAGTGGGTAAGTCCACGGCTGGAAGTCCTGAAGGCGCAGTCTATCTAGCACCTCTGAACACCGAGGTGATACCCTCTAAAGCGTTGAATGAGATCAAGAAGCTCTATGAGGATATGAAGGAAATGATCTTCGAACCATTTTCAGGACCAATAAGGGGTTATAAGGTGAGCGCTGACGGCAAGCCTCAGGAGGAGCCCAAGATCAAGGTAGAGGCTGGTTCAAGGCTTGGCAGAAACGAGCTATGGTATATGGATTGGTTCTACGAGAAGATAATCTCACCAGCATAG
- a CDS encoding ABC transporter ATP-binding protein — protein MDNILEAKGISVIYPNGVVANNDVNLEVHRGEVLALLGENGAGKTTFIKVVAGLIKPLKGEILIDGERYSPSSYRDALRRGIYMVPQNPKLFDGLTVLEDIVLTLRTAGRISDRRDVLTRISALSERLGIKLDLSRKCWTLSIGEKQRVEILKALLLDSKLIMFDEPTTHMTPHEFLGFQEILRTIVAEGRSAIFVTHKIHEALKTANRIAVMRRGKVVGVLDKDRADKRLLVELMFDSNSSAEFSQHQLEIEASLGEVLLKVKDLWVRDYYGQLAVRGVSFTVRRGEVLGVAGVAGNGQLELFEAIVGLRKPAKGSIILDGEDVTSKGPEYRVRKGLAIVPEERLGWGLVQGLSIAENIAFSLLSINSMFKGVLINWGLVRRVSKEIVSMVNIKSIGIDMPVDTLSGGNMQKLMVARELYKRPRVLVAMNPTGGLDLSTAVIVRNMILENARNSATLVISEDLEELLTISTRIVVLSKGSIKGTYSKPFIVDNIIRAMVN, from the coding sequence ATGGATAATATTTTAGAGGCTAAGGGTATAAGTGTTATCTACCCCAATGGCGTTGTAGCGAACAATGATGTGAATCTAGAGGTGCATAGAGGCGAGGTTCTAGCGCTATTAGGTGAGAATGGGGCTGGCAAAACCACCTTCATCAAGGTTGTGGCGGGCCTTATCAAACCCCTCAAAGGTGAGATCCTGATTGATGGTGAGAGGTATAGTCCATCAAGCTATAGAGATGCCCTGAGACGCGGGATCTACATGGTTCCCCAGAACCCAAAACTCTTTGATGGCCTTACGGTTCTCGAGGACATAGTACTTACCTTGAGAACCGCTGGAAGGATTTCTGATAGAAGAGATGTTCTCACGAGGATCTCTGCTTTAAGTGAGAGGCTGGGGATCAAACTAGATCTGTCGCGTAAGTGTTGGACTCTTTCGATAGGTGAGAAGCAGAGGGTTGAAATACTTAAAGCACTATTACTCGATTCTAAACTCATAATGTTTGATGAACCTACAACCCATATGACACCTCACGAGTTTCTAGGTTTTCAAGAAATATTGAGAACCATTGTGGCTGAGGGTAGATCAGCGATCTTTGTAACACATAAAATACACGAGGCTCTAAAGACTGCTAATAGGATAGCCGTTATGAGAAGAGGTAAGGTAGTAGGGGTTCTAGATAAGGATAGAGCTGATAAGAGGCTCCTCGTTGAGCTTATGTTCGACAGTAATAGCTCTGCAGAATTTTCCCAACATCAGTTAGAGATCGAGGCATCTTTAGGCGAGGTTCTGCTTAAGGTTAAAGATCTATGGGTAAGGGACTACTATGGCCAGCTAGCTGTTAGAGGCGTTAGCTTTACAGTTAGAAGAGGTGAGGTGCTAGGAGTAGCAGGGGTTGCTGGCAATGGGCAATTGGAGCTTTTCGAGGCTATAGTTGGTTTGAGAAAACCAGCCAAGGGATCTATAATTCTTGATGGAGAGGATGTAACATCTAAGGGTCCTGAGTATAGGGTTAGGAAGGGTCTAGCTATTGTGCCTGAAGAGAGGCTTGGCTGGGGTCTTGTACAGGGTCTTTCCATAGCTGAGAATATAGCTTTCTCATTGCTATCTATTAATTCCATGTTTAAGGGGGTGTTAATTAACTGGGGACTAGTTAGAAGGGTATCTAAGGAGATAGTATCTATGGTGAATATTAAAAGTATAGGTATAGATATGCCTGTAGATACTCTCAGTGGAGGGAATATGCAGAAGCTTATGGTTGCTAGGGAGCTATATAAGAGGCCAAGGGTTTTAGTTGCTATGAATCCAACTGGCGGGCTTGATCTTAGCACGGCAGTCATCGTTAGGAATATGATTTTAGAAAATGCTAGAAACTCAGCTACACTTGTGATCTCCGAAGATCTGGAGGAGCTTCTCACGATATCAACCAGAATAGTTGTTTTGAGTAAAGGCTCTATTAAGGGCACCTATTCAAAACCATTTATTGTTGATAATATAATCAGAGCTATGGTTAATTAG
- a CDS encoding ABC transporter permease — protein sequence MIIIDYLIIALATGAPIILAALGEAVVERSGRVNLGVEGMMAFSASIAVALSAFTGSPIVGLIGGALSGMVLASIYIATVIALKLDQIAVGLILSLAGMGLADLMASLGYRIGANIAQYSLAHNMILALTLLLALVLWFILYRTQLGIEIRAIGYDEALAGDRGLRVDLLRALTILIGGMLAGLAGAYMALVLFGGKYFSGLTSGWGWLAVGSVILGYWHPLGVAAAAYLIGLLLALRPFLAPLGLAGVIVTTMPYIMVVISLIIISLLSLKKPYIKPPKII from the coding sequence ATGATCATTATAGACTATTTAATAATAGCTCTAGCAACAGGGGCACCCATAATTCTAGCTGCTTTGGGGGAGGCTGTTGTAGAGAGAAGTGGTAGGGTTAATCTAGGGGTTGAGGGTATGATGGCTTTCTCAGCCTCGATCGCTGTTGCTCTATCAGCATTCACAGGATCTCCTATAGTAGGGCTCATTGGGGGTGCTCTTTCAGGGATGGTGTTAGCAAGTATATATATTGCTACTGTCATAGCTCTAAAGCTAGATCAGATCGCTGTAGGTCTAATACTCTCATTAGCTGGTATGGGACTAGCAGATCTTATGGCAAGCCTTGGATATAGAATAGGAGCTAACATAGCACAATATTCTCTAGCTCATAACATGATTCTAGCCTTGACCCTCCTGCTAGCCCTAGTACTATGGTTTATACTCTATAGGACACAGCTGGGGATAGAGATAAGGGCTATAGGTTATGATGAGGCTTTAGCGGGGGATAGGGGGCTTAGAGTAGATCTGCTAAGAGCCCTAACAATATTGATCGGAGGTATGTTAGCAGGTTTAGCAGGTGCATATATGGCTCTAGTGCTCTTCGGAGGCAAATACTTCTCAGGTTTAACAAGTGGTTGGGGATGGCTAGCAGTAGGTTCAGTAATCCTTGGCTACTGGCACCCACTAGGAGTGGCTGCGGCAGCATATCTAATAGGATTACTACTAGCTCTGAGACCTTTTCTAGCACCGCTTGGCCTAGCAGGTGTTATAGTTACTACAATGCCTTATATAATGGTAGTGATTTCACTTATCATAATATCTCTACTCTCCTTAAAAAAGCCCTATATAAAGCCACCAAAGATCATATAG